Proteins found in one Cetobacterium sp. 8H genomic segment:
- a CDS encoding sigma 54-interacting transcriptional regulator — translation MTSLLVIKNELTKYAKTISKLFSMDVGICDKNLIRITGSGPQKIGEKIRGRANKKTLETKETTVILNPREDDICIGCSEKDSCLECLEISTPIKYEGKIIGLISLVSFDPKQKERVLENLKNYLDFVEQMAELISVRFIEYNENLEKTERENILSTILNIIQKGVLRFNENNIVTSSNNFALKKIDLEKGVIGKKIEIISQNDYLMEQEIFKLKIESKELDVLGKILPFESFGKNEKIFIFDDMNKVNDGIRELIETSNSVSLKDIIGESEFTQKLKERIKHVAPSKSTALITGESGTGKELVARALHYHSERRNAPFVVINCAAIPESLLESELFGYVKGAFTGADKNGRMGKFELANGGVIFLDEIGDMPLYLQAKILRVIQERKVTRIGSNRVIDLDIRIIAATNVNLEKKIEEKEFREDLYYRLKVIPFEMMPLRDRKEDILPIAKKLIKKYNKVTSKYINFVDIDVEEIFLNYNWPGNIRELENVVEFMFNLSDDTDILSISTIPDKLFENKIEEEKKKLPNLEKKIEVFDFLDDFENIEREYIKKALKLYGENTEGKKKIAEKMNIGLTTLYRKIQKYGC, via the coding sequence ATGACGAGTTTGCTAGTGATAAAAAATGAATTAACAAAATATGCTAAGACAATATCTAAGCTATTTTCAATGGATGTTGGCATTTGTGATAAAAATTTAATAAGAATAACAGGAAGTGGCCCACAAAAGATAGGGGAAAAAATAAGAGGAAGAGCAAATAAAAAAACATTAGAAACAAAAGAAACAACAGTTATTTTAAATCCCAGAGAAGATGATATATGTATTGGCTGTTCTGAAAAAGACTCATGTTTAGAGTGTTTAGAAATATCAACACCTATAAAATATGAAGGTAAAATAATAGGACTTATAAGTTTGGTCTCTTTTGATCCTAAACAAAAAGAAAGAGTTTTAGAAAATTTAAAAAATTATTTAGATTTTGTAGAACAGATGGCTGAATTAATAAGTGTAAGATTTATAGAATATAATGAAAATCTTGAAAAAACAGAAAGAGAAAATATTTTATCTACAATTTTGAATATAATTCAAAAAGGGGTATTAAGGTTTAATGAAAATAATATTGTAACGAGTTCTAATAATTTTGCACTAAAAAAAATAGATTTAGAAAAAGGGGTTATTGGAAAAAAAATAGAGATAATTTCACAAAACGATTACTTGATGGAACAAGAAATTTTTAAGCTAAAAATAGAAAGTAAAGAGTTAGATGTTTTAGGAAAAATTTTACCTTTTGAATCTTTTGGAAAAAATGAAAAAATTTTTATTTTTGATGATATGAATAAGGTAAATGATGGAATTAGAGAGCTTATTGAAACCTCGAATAGTGTTTCTTTAAAAGATATAATAGGAGAATCAGAATTTACTCAAAAATTAAAAGAAAGAATAAAGCATGTGGCACCTTCAAAATCTACAGCTTTAATAACAGGAGAAAGTGGGACAGGGAAAGAGTTAGTAGCAAGAGCATTACATTATCACAGTGAGAGAAGAAATGCTCCATTTGTTGTAATAAATTGTGCTGCAATTCCAGAATCACTTCTGGAAAGTGAATTATTTGGATATGTAAAAGGAGCTTTTACAGGAGCTGATAAAAATGGACGTATGGGTAAATTTGAATTAGCAAATGGAGGAGTTATATTTTTAGATGAGATAGGAGATATGCCACTCTATCTTCAAGCAAAAATTTTAAGAGTCATCCAAGAAAGAAAAGTAACAAGAATAGGATCTAATAGAGTAATTGATTTAGACATAAGAATTATTGCTGCAACAAATGTAAATTTAGAAAAAAAAATAGAAGAAAAAGAGTTTAGAGAAGACTTATATTATAGATTAAAAGTAATTCCTTTTGAAATGATGCCCCTAAGAGATCGAAAAGAAGATATTTTGCCTATAGCAAAAAAGTTAATAAAAAAGTATAATAAGGTAACATCAAAATATATAAATTTTGTAGACATAGATGTGGAGGAAATATTTTTAAATTATAATTGGCCAGGGAATATAAGAGAGTTAGAAAATGTTGTTGAGTTTATGTTTAATTTATCAGATGATACAGATATTTTAAGTATATCAACAATTCCGGATAAACTTTTTGAAAACAAGATAGAAGAAGAGAAAAAAAAATTACCTAATTTAGAGAAAAAAATAGAAGTATTTGATTTTTTAGATGATTTTGAAAATATAGAAAGAGAGTATATAAAAAAAGCTTTAAAATTGTATGGAGAAAATACAGAAGGAAAGAAAAAAATAGCCGAAAAAATGAATATAGGATTAACAACATTATATAGAAAAATTCAAAAATACGGCTGTTAA